ATACATCGATAAATTTCGTTGTCTCCTCACACAGTGTGAATTGCGCCATGCAATCAGCGTGCATGTACAGCCCCCAAAATGATGTGCCTAACACATTCAGCTTTTTTGCTGATGATGCCCACCTCGATAATCTGCGCAAAAGTACCAGGAACATTTCTCAAATCATAGACCAGAGTTTCTCGAATGCAAAGAGACAGCAAGTTATTACAAACTATTTCAGCTAAATTGAGTGAGCGCTATATCCAGACTCTACACGACATGTGTCCTGTTGTGTTccgttttgtttgtaaataaaggtcaagctacattaaaaaggatgtattttgttaaaatttgaacacttaCTCATAATCAAACAATACGCGGCCAATTAAACGTAATTTGATGCCACCTTCGATTTCTCGAactcccgatttctcgaaccaaaTTGCGTTTCCCCtggaggttcgagaaatcgggattccactgtattTTGAACTTAAGAGTTGCCTTAGATCACCCCAAAGCCACTTTAGCGTAGACAGAGCTCGTCCAGCGAAATACATCTCAGTTACGTTTCGTTGAGAGGGAAGACCTGAGCTTGCTGAGGCGGGGATCTAcagcaaaaaaaggaaaagagtgTTCTTCTGAACTCTGGCATTCTAAGTGCATAAAGAACTGGATTGATAAGAGAGTTTGCATAAAATAAAATGCCGAAAGAATACTTTAACCGCAACAATTCTGGAGACGAAATGATTGGGATAGTGTGCCATAGCACTATATGAAGGGTCCAAAAAACAATGTACGGTAGAGTTAGCAataaagatacaactgtcacaatcAATAATGTCTTGGTCAGTTTCTTCTCCCTATTAGTAGCAGCATGGTGACGAGGTTGATTCCCACAGGCAAATTTTGTAGCTATAGACGAGTAGGAAACAACGATAACTAAGAGGCAAAGCAATAAAAGTGAAACGGGTGCGAATAAAAAGTCATCGAATACTTGAATACTTAAAGGTAGATAGACAGTTAACAAAATCATAGCTAAAAAGAGCCCAGTTGTAGTCCAAACGTATGCAATAGTTgctccaaacattttctttttgatgaggcgatgctgaaatggacgaaacgttgcgtgcatcCGCTCCAAGGAGATAGATGCTAGGCTTGTTACTGATGCTGTTGGAATAAAATGAAACCAAACATTCAGGACTGTCGGAGTTGGGAGGTCTAAGGAGTTCACCGTCCAAATTTCACAATAGCTTGCCAAAAACCAACACTCAAGGATCCCACAGCCTCCAAcaaacatatcagcaactgcctggttgatcaccaggtacatgttACGTTGGCGAAGACTacgctctttcaggtaaacagTGATTATAAGGGCATTCAACGTCACCATAACAATAGCCTCCATGCCAAACATTGAAAGCCATGCAATGCACTCAGGCGGAGAAAACGACGCAAAAGTCGCGATGTGCTCCTGATCATGATCGTGAGAATGATGGGTCATCtgcgaaattgaaaaaaaaaggtgacGAATTAGCCATTACGGTAGATTGACAAAAAATGTGCCATTGTTGGATTGCATTTACAGCAGGAACTGGTAATCCACGAGACTTCCTAACACTCGAAATGTTACTCGGCTCTAGTGTTTCGTATGGCACTAGAGCATTTGCGTCAGTGgtgaaagaaactggaaaggCACAAGAGATAGATCCATGCAAACACGAGCTCTCACTACTGAAGGTTGTACAAATCAATTACATGTTGTAAAGCAAGAACTGGATCAACAATAAACTCACTGGACTTATAAAACTGCGCTAGCTTCTTTTTGTGGTCCTTTCatagattttcaacaaatcttaacGTTATTTTCGAGTTTTGATTTTATCACAGCCTTGGTGCATTAAAACTAAAAGTTGATATTTCTCTAGTTGTCTTCGTCATGCAAACATTTAAATTGATTGCATGTAAAcagcgtagttactaaaacacggaaccacccaaaacgaccaaCATCGATCCACAATaaccatatatatatctatccCACAGCGATCCACAACGAACCAGGTCGATGCATAGCGACCGGCAAAAACATCCAAAATGACCGGAAACGACTTAAAGGCGGCAAAACTATCTCCCATAGTCCATAAATTAATAATCTTTAATATTGTTCTAAAAAACAGAAGACAAGACGGTCAAAAAGTGATGTATTGCTGTGCGATTGAAATGCGCGAGAAGAAAGAGAAGAGTCGCATAACTGCACGTGACAAATTATTGCATAACACTGCAATCCGCTAGTTAGTATGGGGTATGACGCAGTAACATAGGCCTATATATGAACTGAAAGCATTCTTGCATATGAATCTATAATACGAGCTCATAGAACAcgttaaaagaaatagctgtctGCCATTTTGACAGCCAAAGACCTATGTTAATGTTTTCTACAGAGTTGGCATATTCCCTTTGTTAATAAGTGCGACTTTATTGCCCCATGGTGTTGCGGGGATAAGTTTTCAACCTGTGCAACCCACAAAATAATCATCCTGCTGAACAAGATATAATTCTGGAAAGTTATGCTAAGATTCCAGACTGGAAATACCCCACAAAAACTACGTAGCCCAGTGTAACACAGTGCCCAACAATACCATAATTGCAAATACGTACAAGTCAGTATCGGGGTGTGGTCCCttttgaaaataacaacaaactCATCGCGAGTTAGGCTAGCACTGTCTCGGCTTTACCACGCTGActtcagtttaaaatagaaaatatctctcttccaaaaaaaaacccgaaaaaacacaacaacaaacaaaacaacaggcACATATACATACAAAATTTTCTTTAAGATTTTCGTGCGATGTGATTGTAAAGCTCCTTATTTGCATAAACACAAACATCATGcggtttctttttttatttcgttcttcttcttttttttttcaacgatAGCTTTTCAGAGTTTCTTGAGTTCTGAGTTACTTTCCTCAATGACACCACAATGCTAATAAAAATCTCTCTATCGCTCTCTTTTATATCGACTGGAAAATCAAATCGTCGACACCAGCTTCAAATCCAGTTCAACACTGCTTGGTCgttaaaaaaaaggcaaacCTTTTAGCTATAAATTACACATTTTCCCGTGAACCTATGTAAAATTTTACTTGCTATGTACGTAAAGGATACcttaaagaaagaaacaaaaaaaaaaacgaaaaaaaaaacaaacaaaataaaacaaaaacgcaCACACAATCAAAACGAACAATGTAAGAGATAAGATTCTCTTCATAAGATTCAATTTTGATATACATTTCAAAAGGAAACTTAACCATAAAAATGCAGCATGCTTCAACGACTTcatgtcatcattgtcaaatgTGGAGAAATTAACATAACAGAAAAGATGTGTTTGTGAATGAAAAGAATGTGAATAATGAAATAATAGGTCGAAACTGTACTCACAAATAGTTACGCGCAAATAGTCATTTTTGCGATTAAGCTTCGGTCTTTTCTTGCTAATTCAGAGCATTTTAAGGATTAGGCAGTCAAGCTTGTTACAGCATTTCTAGAGAGTTTTAAAGTCGTCGAATCGTCTTGCAACATTTTTATCgttaattatctttaaaaaaaatgttatattACCTCGAAAACAAATTGGGATTCCGTTCCAGTTCTTTATTGTGTacttacattttaaaaatcttCTTCTGTAAGAAAGAAAGTGGCTACAACATAGTTTCCTCTAAATCGGTTTACGTcgttattgttttcaaaaaagTACAGCTGCtcttaaaacaaaggaaactatCAATTTGAAAGTTTTCCGACTGTAATTTtcgcttgtgattggctctgtaattgctttggttttggtttgccGGATATCAATTGAAAGCCGCTCTAAGAGAAAGTCTGCGTAATGGCTTCATGCTGATATTACTAGCGAGATTTGTTAAGTAAGGAAtacaaaaaattaaagcaaaagttTGCACCATCTTTCGTTTCCGCTACCATTACAATTGACCTCCGGTGACCCTTTCTCATGTTACAACTCTGAATGAACGACTTAAGGAATCAGTAATTTTACTTCACTCtaagtgaaaaaccaaaacaagacacaatacaaacaaaaaaaaaacaaaagaatgtaCTTACACAATTTGCCCTGACTTGAACTTAGTTTTGAACCAACgtaaagaaaacatgacaatttAAATGTCTCATTTCAAGTAAAAGCCACTCAAAAAGCTAGCCTAACTTCTCCCTTTCCTCGAAAATATTTAAGACTGATGCAATCCATTTAGAACTTAGTCGTACTGCTGGACTGAACGGTTTTTTCAACATTGTTCAAAGTAAGGCAAAGAATAGTCTTAGTCATGCATTTCACCAGGGTGGCAGAATGCTTAACCCTCATCCAAGTCAGCTAAATAAACACGTGTACGACGTTTTTGTTCATAGTATATATAACAGGTTTGATTGGTAGCTCAGTAGTTTCATCTATAGCCATTTTAAAGACTAACTGCATTTTCTTTACATCGCAGAGTCGCTAAGAAGAATTATTCAGTGAAATAACTACAGTCAACTATTTGCATTAAGTCTGCCTGAAAACAAACGCAGACACAAACGTTAATGTCACACGAATTTTCAAACTATTCTTTTAACTCCAAATTGAATCTCTCAATaatctagtttttttttaaagctttcATGGTTTGGTTAAATAATAGGAAGACAAACCTACCTTGAATTTTTATGCTTTAACAGAATTCAAACTCGAAACCAACGAAATAGGCTGCTAAAGTCTTATCCAACTCAACACAAATGCAAGACAAGTTTCGTTTGAGCAGTGCGCGTTTATATGCAGAGGTTTTAATTTTTGGTTTCATTTGGTTTGTATTTTAATACTGAGATAATATCACCGGAAGATTTGACCCTTCTATAGAAACCTTACAACGTCTGTAAATCCTTTATTTACAGACAttttataaaaatgaaaagcatGGCAATTTTACAATGGGAAACCGGATGTGTGTAAATATGATTTTACACACATTTCACACTGTTTTGATGGCGTCTCGTTTTCTGGATTGGCTATAAAATGGTTCTATTTCCAGTCGCTGAAATGAGAAGCAAAGTCCCAAGATTTCAACAAGGTCTCCAGAATCTCagtaaaatatttttaagtatATAATTTACTTCAATATTATTGCGTCCACTGCCGTCGTATGAAAATCCCAAAACAAGCTTGACTTTGGATTTAAATCGGAAAAGCTCTGTAACTTGACGCAAAAAAGTCTACTTTGCACAAGCCGGAAATTATGAAATCTCAGTAAATTAACGCAAACAGGGCATTCTAAACTCTTGCGCTATGAATGGTCAAACACGTTCATATGTTGACTTGTAAATGCACGCAATCTATGTCACTTGTGTGTGAGCGCGCGATGGAGACTCTGGTAACGTCAATGACACAAGCCAATTTTCTAGTCATAGTTAAGTTAATTTTTATATGTATTATTACACACGACGTGGTTCTAGATTTTGGCATTTTACCGCTGGCCAAAACTGTTCGGTCAGCAATCGATACATGCATACGGTGATTAAGCAAACACGATCCTAGACTTCGAGGAGCTTGTCGCAGAAGTGGGTAAGGGGTAAGTACACCCTCTATTGTTTCACACTAGTCTTTATTTCTTTATCCTTGCTCGAATCAGACAATATCAAGTCCGAATAATCGAGGTTTGACTCTAATGCCCTTGCATGGTGTGCATGATTTCGAACGAGAATAAAGAACAGTAATGGTGTGTCTACCTCTTCCTGGATTTTGTTATTTTAGCtattccgttttttttttctttcctttttaggTTCAAAAGTCACAAGAGTGCAATTATAAGTGTACTTCCTTTCTTTCGTTTCTGAAATCACGGCAATTGGAGTAGATCAAGTTCTTGTCCATAGCAATTTTTCTTCGGGAGCATTCCCAAACAAATCAGTTTCTCGATAGAATTCGTC
Above is a genomic segment from Acropora muricata isolate sample 2 chromosome 1, ASM3666990v1, whole genome shotgun sequence containing:
- the LOC136929246 gene encoding melanocortin receptor 5-like: MTHHSHDHDQEHIATFASFSPPECIAWLSMFGMEAIVMVTLNALIITVYLKERSLRQRNMYLVINQAVADMFVGGCGILECWFLASYCEIWTVNSLDLPTPTVLNVWFHFIPTASVTSLASISLERMHATFRPFQHRLIKKKMFGATIAYVWTTTGLFLAMILLTVYLPLSIQVFDDFLFAPVSLLLLCLLVIVVSYSSIATKFACGNQPRHHAATNREKKLTKTLLIVTVVSLLLTLPYIVFWTLHIVLWHTIPIISSPELLRLKYSFGILFYANSLINPVLYALRMPEFRRTLFSFFCCRSPPQQAQVFPLNET